A window of Vidua macroura isolate BioBank_ID:100142 chromosome 22, ASM2450914v1, whole genome shotgun sequence contains these coding sequences:
- the ETS1 gene encoding protein C-ets-1: protein MKAAVDLTIIKTEKVDIELFPSPDMECADVPLLTPSSKEMMSQALKATFSGFAKEQQRLGIPKDPQQWTETHVRDWVMWAVNEFSLKEVDFQKFCMNGAALCALGKECFLELAPDFVGDILWEHLEILQKEEVKPYPANGVNTTYPESRYTSDYFISYGIEHAQCVPPSEFSEPSFITESYQTLHPISSEELLSLKYENDYPAVLLREPPQDSLQTDYFSIKQEVVTPDNMCMGRASRGKLGGQDSFESIESYDSCDRLTQSWSSQSSFQSLQRVPSYDSFDSEDYPATLPSHKPKGTFKDYVRDRADMNKDKPVIPAAALAGYTGSGPIQLWQFLLELLTDKSCQSFISWTGDGWEFKLSDPDEVARRWGKRKNKPKMNYEKLSRGLRYYYDKNIIHKTAGKRYVYRFVCDLQSLLGYTPEELHAMLDVKPDADE, encoded by the exons ACATGGAATGTGCAGATGTGCCTTTACTAACACCCAGCAGCAAAGAAATGATGTCCCAGGCACTGAAAGCCACGTTCAGTGGCTTTGCCAAGGAGCAGCAGCGGCTGGGAATTCCCAAAG ACCCCCAGCAGTGGACGGAGACGCACGTGCGGGACTGGGTGATGTGGGCAGTGAACGAGTTCAGCCTGAAGGAAGTGGATTTCCAGAAGTTCTGCATGAATGGGGctgccctctgtgccctgggcaAGGAGTGCTTCCTGGAGCTGGCGCCTGACTTTGTGGGAGATATCCTTTGGGAACATCTGGAGATCCTGCAGAAAG AAGAGGTGAAACCGTACCCAGCAAACGGAGTGAACACCACATACCCCGAGTCCCGCTACACCTCCGACTACTTCATTA GTTACGGCATTGAGCACGCCCAGTGCGTGCCCCCCTCCGAGTTCTCCGAGCCCAGCTTCATCACCGAGTCCTACCAGACCCTGCACCCCATCAGCTCggaggagctgctgtccctCAAGTACGAGAACGACTACCCCGCGGTGCTGCTGCGCGAGCCGCCCCAGGACTCGCTGCAGACCGACTACTTCTCCATCAAGCAGGAGGTGGTGACTCCAGACAACATGTGCATGGGCCGTGCCAGCCGAG GTAAGCTGGGAGGCCAGGACTCCTTCGAGAGCATAGAGAGCTACGACAGCTGTGACCGCCTGACGCAGTCCTGGAGCAGCCAGTCCTCCTTCCAGAGCCTGCAGCGCGTCCCCTCCTATGACAGCTTTGACTCCGAGGACTACCctgccaccctgcccagccacaaGCCCAAGGGCACCTTCAAGGACTATGTGCGGGACCGGGCCGACATGAACAAGGACAAGCCtgtcattcctgctgctgccctggctggctaCACAG GCAGTGGACCCATCCAACTGTGGCAATTCCTGCTGGAACTGCTCACTGACAAGTCCTGTCAATCCTTCATCAGCTGGACGGGCGATGGCTGGGAATTCAAACTTTCAGACCCAGATGAG gtgGCCCGGCGATGgggcaagaggaaaaacaagccCAAGATGAACTACGAGAAGCTGAGCCGCGGGCTGCGCTATTACTACGACAAGAACATCATCCACAAGACGGCCGGGAAGCGCTACGTGTACCGCTTCGTGTGCGACCTGCAGAGCCTGCTGGGCTACACCCCCGAGGAGCTGCACGCCATGCTCGACGTCAAACCTGACGCCGACGAGTga